One Plasmodium coatneyi strain Hackeri chromosome 14, complete sequence genomic window carries:
- a CDS encoding Elongation factor g → MIIAYGSPALRRHTSVLAKRLPKRKKVFLHLSSAGRTFSSICVDNLRNIGISAHIDAGKTTLTERILYYTGKIKSIHEVRGSDGVGATMDSMDLEREKGITIQSAATNCNWDFNNKKFTINIIDTPGHVDFTIEVERSLRVLDAAVLVICGVSGVQSQTLTVNRQMNRYFIPRILFINKLDRDGANVERTLSTIEKKLNLNTLLLQMPIGIEQKFKGVYDLVSRKCYLFKGVNGVIVEEVNDAEVTTHDPSFSHEMMDMLRTRMFEKLADVDDEFADVFLNQEMNDIKTEDVIDAIRRCTIKNAIVPICLGSAKNNVGVQILLNYVCSFLPSPREVGSYGYVYEGGTPEGANPNEENCASTTTASSGTPPQSKNRRRVDLQCDSTLPMVGFLFKIQEDSMHGQMSYFRIYQGKIKKKDNIMNMLTSKKEVIKKILKMHSNMAQEVNEAHAGDIVAINGISGRTGTTYTNGVTSNLHLLNIHVPKPVISVAVEIEKKGDMTKLTKALNKFVKEDPTFHVKTDEQTKEILFEGIGELQLEIYKERLKREYGIGVQLKNPKINFKETITKPYECTYTYKKQKGGAGLYAHVHAIFETVSDDYNETGYCTFVNEVVGNDLPKNFILSIEKAFKEQVEKGYLNSSEIINMKMRLIGGKIHEVDSNDLAFKRATIHLIKENYQNFVPVLLEPIMVVEIISHYEHQSNILTSITKRKGLVTNIVNHMNAVHIYADIPLKHMFNYINEIRSITQGQGTYTMEFARYEQVPKSDLDEILRAAGNANKRSE, encoded by the coding sequence ATGATAATAGCATACGGTTCGCCCGCGCTGAGGAGGCACACCTCCGTGCTAGCGAAAAGGttgccaaaaaggaaaaaggtatTCCTTCACCTGAGTAGTGCAGGGAGAACGTTCTCCTCCATTTGTGTGGACAACTTGCGAAACATCGGAATCAGTGCACACATAGATGCAGGAAAAACGACCTTAACGGAGAGGATTCTGTACTATacagggaaaataaaaagcataCATGAGGTTAGGGGGAGCGATGGAGTAGGTGCAACAATGGATTCAATGGACctagaaagagaaaaaggcaTAACCATCCAGTCAGCAGCAACGAATTGTAACTGGGATtttaacaataaaaaatttaccataAATATAATTGATACCCCTGGACATGTGGACTTCACCATCGAAGTGGAAAGATCTCTTCGCGTGTTAGATGCAGCGGTTCTTGTTATTTGTGGAGTATCAGGGGTTCAAAGTCAAACGTTAACTGTGAACAGACAAATGAATCGGTACTTCATCCCTagaatattatttattaacaAGCTAGACAGAGACGGTGCAAATGTGGAAAGGACACTCAGCACTATAGAGAAGAAGCTAAACTTGAACACTCTCCTGCTGCAAATGCCAATTGGGATTGAGCAGAAATTTAAAGGAGTATACGACCTGGTGTCGAGGAAGTGCTACTTATTTAAGGGAGTAAATGGGGTCATAGTGGAGGAAGTGAACGATGCGGAGGTGACCACACACGATCCATCCTTTTCCCACGAAATGATGGACATGCTTAGAACCCGTATGTTCGAAAAGCTAGCAGATGTGGATGATGAATTTGCTGACGTTTTCCTCAACCAGGAAATGAACGACATAAAGACGGAGGATGTGATTGACGCCATACGGAGGTGCACCATAAAAAATGCTATCGTGCCTATATGTTTGGGCAGCGCCAAGAATAATGTGGGTGTGCAAATTTTGCTAAACTACGTGTGTAGCTTTTTGCCCTCCCCCCGGGAGGTGGGTAGTTACGGCTACGTGTACGAGGGGGGCACCCCTGAAGGGGCGAACCCAAATGAGGAGAACTGCGCCAGTACCACCACTGCTTCCAGCGGCACCCCTCCGCAGAGCAAAAACAGAAGGCGTGTCGACCTGCAATGCGACAGCACCCTTCCCATGGTGGGCTTCCTGTTCAAAATACAGGAAGACTCCATGCACGGGCAAATGAGCTACTTCCGCATCTAccaagggaaaataaaaaaaaaggacaacatAATGAATATGCTAACaagcaaaaaagaagtaataaAGAAGATACTAAAAATGCACTCAAATATGGCCCAAGAAGTGAACGAAGCGCATGCAGGGGATATCGTTGCCATTAATGGGATCAGCGGGAGAACGGGAACGACATACACAAATGGAGTAACCTCCAATTTACACCTCCTAAATATACATGTGCCTAAGCCAGTCATATCCGTAGCAGTggaaattgagaaaaaaggagacatGACCAAGCTGACCAAGGCGTTAAACAAGTTCGTGAAGGAAGACCCGACATTTCACGTAAAAACTGATGAACAAACGAAGGAAATTCTATTCGAAGGAATTGGAGAACTACAACTGGAAATATACAAAGAGAGACTAAAGAGGGAGTACGGTATAGGAGTCCAACTGAAAAAtccaaaaataaatttcaaaGAAACAATTACGAAGCCATatgaatgtacatacacatataagaaGCAGAAAGGAGGTGCAGgattatatgcacatgttcaTGCGATTTTCGAAACGGTATCTGATGATTATAATGAGACGGGTTACTGTACCTTCGTTAATGAAGTGGTGGGAAATGATTTGccgaaaaattttattctatCAATTGAAAAGGCCTTTAAAgaacaagtggaaaaaggTTACCTGAATAGTTCAGAAATTATTAACATGAAAATGAGATTAATTGGAGGGAAAATTCACGAAGTCGATAGTAATGACTTGGCATTCAAAAGAGCCACCATTCATCTgattaaagaaaattatcAAAACTTTGTTCCTGTACTTTTGGAACCAATCATGGTCGTGGAAATTATTTCACACTACGAACATCAGAGTAATATCCTCACCAGTATTACCAAGAGGAAGGGACTGGTCACCAACATTGTTAACCACATGAACGCCGTTCATATTTACGCCGACATTCCTCTAAAACACATGTTCAATTATATTAATGAGATTCGCTCTATTACACAGGGTCAGGGTACCTACACCATGGAGTTCGCTCGGTACGAGCAGGTCCCCAAGAGCGACTTGGACGAGATCCTGCGCGCGGCGGGCAACGCGAATAAGCGGTCTGAATAG